From the genome of Plectropomus leopardus isolate mb chromosome 4, YSFRI_Pleo_2.0, whole genome shotgun sequence:
GGGTCTACGGCGAGTCCTTAAACCTACAGCCGGCACGGCAAGGAACCTTCATCTACAGTCAGAGAACAAAAACTCATTTACACGTCTCAAACCGTCCTAAAAAGTTTCAAAACCGAGcggagagtgagggagaggggGGATAAACGTGACGGGAACAAGATGGCGTGCTGCTAGTTTTTCTTCTTGACATTGTTGTTTGAGGCCAGCCGGGGACGCGGCGCCGGGATCAGGCTTCCCAACGGGACTCGACTCCGAGCCACTTCGAAGAGTTTGGAGAAAACCTgcaggaagaggaaaaggaagTCAGATGGAGGATCAGCGCTGTTATTTTACCACCAAAATAAGTTTCACAGTTTGTAAAAACTGCAGAAGAAGCTAGTTAAAATTTCATTTAAGTCAAAGTTTATTTCTGGAAAACATTCTCATCCTGTCAGAAAGAAAAGTCTTTACTGCTGCCATTTGGTTGTTCATCACCATAACATCTCACTTCAactttatgcagatgacacaccATTATATCTCATATTAAATTCAAACGTCATGTCTGTTTGTGATGTCGTGTTAGAAGTGATAACTTCTTAAACACAAACGTGTGACATTCTGTAACAGAGTAAAAACCCCAACCACATTTAAGGGAACTGTCAGCGGGGAAACACATCTGGGGTTTAGGTTCATGACTGTACGGGCCGTGTACGAGCTCAAAGGGTACTACACTGAAAGTGTTCGGTGGAAACGCGGTTTTAGTGTCAGATATGTTTAAGAAAGTCGGTATTTACAACATGACTGATGCGGTTCATGGGATCATGATCAGGGCTGCAGCGATGTATCGGTTTACTGTGTATTGTGGTATGAAAATTGATGGTTATACTGTGTACATCTGCTTATCCACTGTAATAAAGGAAGAGATGTGAATGGAGACTCTCACCTTCATACACGCTTTCtttctggttttttttaaatggttgtaaAGTTTTCATTACAGGAATAAATGCTCAACAAAAGAAGCCCTTCTGTTTTCAGTCCTTTAAGCGTCAGTGCAGCTGATAAGTCTGCAATATCATGACATCAGGATATTATCCAACAGCCTTATAGTTAACATCTCACATCGTTGCAACCCTGATCACATCTATTGCAGAGATCCCTCcgcagtcgctcttcctgagctttctgccattttttctcccatttaAGGTTTTTGTGGGGGGAGTTTTTCTGTAGTCtctgtgagggtctaaggacagagggaggtCGTCTGCTGTTAAACTCTTTAAGGCAAATTCTGATTTGTGATGTTGAGCTTTATACGGAAGCCCTGTGGAGCAAGgaaattttttttgggggggcaagaaaatatttttcacaaggCAAGTTTAAAATCATCTCATTATCTCCCAAAACTGTCTGAGAATCTTTTCAGACAGGTGGATCAGGCTGAGGAACCTGGGCAGGAGGCCAGAGCTCACCTTTCGTGGAGTCCTCTGAGAGCatcaggagagaaaacaaagaggagcgttaggaagaggaggatgaagaggaggatgaaggatGACAGAAAGAGTCTTTACGATCACTGTTTGTGTTAGTCCACAGAGAGCAGAGGTGATTCAAACATGAGGGAAATgtttcattaaccctttcagaTCATTCCAATAAAGACTCCTCTAAGAAGTCTAGTGTCGTCTGACTCCACCTGAACGCACAGACTTATTTAACTGGATGTCTgtaagccaatcacagtgctcCATATCATCTAAAGGCGACCACAGGAGAGACACGCCCCATTTCTTAAGGAAGCACGaggaatattatatttattatactgTTAAAGTTCATAATTTCTGTTTACAGTCATCTGAGAtgttttattattgatatttgtcaaaaaattatATGAAAGATTTTCAGCTTTTACCCAAAACTCTTTCAAAAATAGCTGTGTGACCAGAAAATGAATACAAGGGAGATACAGTATAAATATCCGCTGAAATACTGCTCAGAACTATAACTTCTATAACTTAGTTAATTATTATAATCTCCCTTGTATTCATTTTCTGGTCACACAgctatttttagacattttttcaataatcccccctactttaaaaaagaaaagcctttaggtatttttttttaatcacatcacGAGCACATTTGATCATTGTCTTTTcacatgttttggaaagaagtTTTTTTCAACGGTTAAATAGTGTGTGAAAGGGGTCTGAATGCAGCGCTAGAAAACTGATGccgatccaggtttgaaagggttaattgaACATGGAAAGTGTcgtacaaataaagtctgattgattgtcTGAATGAATAAACGAAAAAAAACGATGAAAACAGGATGACGAGAATCAGCAGGTTAAAGTTTTCAGTGACTGAAACCAGACAGGTAGAATCCCGAAAGCCCCGCCCCCTCACCTGTTCCCAGAGGGTTTCAGCCACCTGGTCGATGACTCCTCCCACTTCACGGAACTCTCCGGAGTATTTGGCGTAAGCCCAGACGCAGAGCGCCGTCAGAGCCATGCCCATCACCAGGTTACACAGCGTGGCCACGGAGTTAATGCCCACGAAGCCCGTGACCAGTGACACCACGTACATGATGAACATGACGGCAAACAGCGTGGCAGGCGTCCGCGCGGCGTAGAAGATGTTCTTGCCGTCATTGTGCTTGCTGAAGTTGGAGTAGGCCTCGTCAAGCTCCGCCTCCAGCTGCTCCTGGTAGCGCCGGCAGAAATCTTCGCCGCCCATCTTCTTAACGGAGCGGAAGTGCCGCACCGACGCCTGCCGCAGCTCAGCGTGACGGCGCTCCAGCTCCGACGGTGAAATGTAGGGTTTGTCTCCACCGCAGACCTGCGAACAGGACgacaagaatttaaaaaaaatatctgagtTCTGCTTCAAGTTCAGGTggttgtttgtgccaaactgaAGAAATTgccatgttttgtgtttttgagatatcgcgGTCACGAGAATGAAAGGGATGTAAGTTCATGGTGACCATGACCTTCGACAACTTCTTACAGGTCATCCTTGATTCAACTGGTGGTGTGTGACGGTGTGA
Proteins encoded in this window:
- the LOC121941564 gene encoding atlastin-2-like, with translation MWQHGKSVCGGDKPYISPSELERRHAELRQASVRHFRSVKKMGGEDFCRRYQEQLEAELDEAYSNFSKHNDGKNIFYAARTPATLFAVMFIMYVVSLVTGFVGINSVATLCNLVMGMALTALCVWAYAKYSGEFREVGGVIDQVAETLWEQVFSKLFEVARSRVPLGSLIPAPRPRLASNNNVKKKN